Proteins encoded together in one Cicer arietinum cultivar CDC Frontier isolate Library 1 chromosome 4, Cicar.CDCFrontier_v2.0, whole genome shotgun sequence window:
- the LOC101500209 gene encoding uncharacterized protein: MGSLMASITLTLLLAILSLTTFPSQISANNYLYSSPPPPKVYPPVSPPPKVYPPVSPPPKVYPPVSPPPKVYPPVSPPPKVYPPVSPPYHYSSPPPPPTKKPYYYHSPPPPVYSPPKHPYHYHSPPPPKKPYKYPSPPPPVHHVHPKPYYHSPPPPKKHYKYSSPPPPVHVYPKPHYHSPPPPPHKKPYKYPSPPPPTHPYTHPPPHPKPHPYPQPHPKSHPHPVYHSPPPPHKKPYKYSSPPPPSHPHPHPHPHPHPHPYPHPHPVYHSPPPSPKKPYKYPSPPPPTHHPYPHPVYHSPPPPYKKPYKYPSPPPPPVYTSPPYIPHPVYHSPPPPVHTSPPYIPHPVYHSPPPTPTKKPYLYSSPPPPYHY, from the coding sequence ATGGGGTCTCTAATGGCCTCTATCACTTTAACTCTTCTATTAGCCATACTATCTCTCACCACCTTCCCATCACAAATTTCAGCAAACAATTACTTGTATTCCTCACCCCCACCACCCAAGGTATACCCCCCAGTCTCACCACCACCTAAGGTATACCCTCCAGTCTCACCACCACCTAAGGTATACCCTCCAGTTTCACCACCTCCTAAGGTGTACCCCCCAGTCTCACCACCACCTAAGGTGTACCCTCCAGTTTCACCACCTTACCACTACTcctcaccaccaccaccaccaacaaAGAAACCATACTACTACCATTCTCCACCACCACCAGTTTACTCACCTCCAAAACACCCTTACCATTATCACTCTCCACCACCACCGAAGAAACCTTACAAGTATccttcaccaccaccaccaGTTCATCATGTTCACCCTAAACCCTATTACCATTCCCCACCACCACCAAAAAAGCATTACAAATATTCCTCTCCTCCACCACCAGTGCATGTCTACCCTAAACCTCACTATCACTCTCCACCACCTCCTCCTCACAAAAAGCCATACAAATATCCTTCACCACCCCCTCCAACCCACCCTTACACTCATCCACCCCCCCATCCAAAACCACATCCCTATCCACAACCCCATCCAAAATCACACCCCCACCCAGTTTACCACTCACCTCCCCCACCCCATAAAAAGCCATACAAGTACTCATCTCCTCCACCTCCATCTCACCCCCACCCACATCCTCACCCTCATCCTCACCCACATCCTTATCCACACCCCCACCCAGTTTACCATTCACCCCCACCATCACCTAAAAAGCCATACAAATATccatcaccaccaccaccaaccCACCACCCATATCCACACCCAGTCTACCACTCACCACCACCACCATACAAGAAGCCATACAAGTATCCTTCACCACCACCTCCACCAGTTTATACTTCACCTCCTTACATTCCACACCCAGTTTATCACTCACCTCCACCACCAGTTCATACTTCTCCCCCATACATTCCACATCCAGTTTACCACTCTCCACCACCAACTCCAACCAAGAAGCCTTACCTCTATTCCTCACCTCCTCCTCCTTACCACTATTAG
- the LOC101500740 gene encoding RNA-binding protein 2-like, translated as MTDGFWNRQQPFIPSSGMLKRPRTEYDISPSGLTSGNEIHNFIARGDGHQMVKDTKTIGSAYDRYLQSAGLTSFNSGEASVIGGVGLARGVGGMPGHSLGDPTVMQHPGGGPDLARNGRNANFGGQLPINAISRPGPETIPLPPDASSTLYVEGLPSDCTRREVAHIFRPFVGYREVRLVTKESKHRGGDPLILCFVDFANPACAATALSALQGYKVDELSPESTHLRLQFSRSPGPRSGLGPRGKR; from the exons ATGACGGACGGCTTCTGGAATCGACAGCAGCCGTTTATTCCTTCTTCCGGCATGCTCAAAAGACCTCGTACTGAATATG ATATTTCACCTTCTGGTCTAACCTCAGGTAATGAGATACATAATTTTATTGCTCGAGGCGATGGTCACCAAATGGTAAAGGACACTAAAACAATAGGGTCTGCTTATGACCGCTACCTTCAGAGTGCGGGG CTTACTTCATTTAATTCTGGGGAAGCTAGTGTAATTGGTGGCGTTGGATTGGCAAGGGGTGTTGGTGGAATGCCAGGCCATTCTCTAGGTGATCCTACTGTCATGCAGCATCCTGGTGGTGGCCCTGATCTTGCACGAAATGGGCGTAATGCCAATTTTGGTGGTCAGTTACCTATAAATGCAATTTCCAGGCCTGGACCTGAGACAATACCACTACCCCCAGATGCTTCAAGTACTTTATATGTTGAAGGGCTCCCATCTGACTGCACAAGAAGGGAAGTGGCTC atatttttcgCCCTTTTGTCGGATATAGAGAAGTGAGACTTGTGACCAAAGAATCCAAACAT CGAGGTGGAGATCCTTTAATCCTATGTTTTGTAGATTTTGCAAATCCGGCATGTGCAGCAACTGCTTTGAGTGCCTTGCAAG GTTATAAAGTTGATGAACTCAGTCCTGAGTCCACTCACTTGCGGCTTCAGTTTTCTCGGTCTCCTGGCCCTAGAAGTGGACTTGGACCTCGCGGCAAGAGGTGA